The Corynebacterium vitaeruminis DSM 20294 genome window below encodes:
- the ilvN gene encoding acetolactate synthase small subunit, whose amino-acid sequence MTQQEISRHILSVLVEDIDGIISRVSAMFTRRSFNLVSLVSGKTETNGINRITIVVDADEVNIEQITKQLNKLIPVLKVVRLEEDTTIARALMLVKVSADASNRPQVVDAANIFRARVVDVAPDSVVIEATGTKGKLTALLEVLEPFGIRELISSGQIALNRGPKTMAPSNR is encoded by the coding sequence ATGACTCAGCAAGAAATTTCCCGCCACATCTTGAGCGTGCTCGTCGAGGACATCGACGGCATCATCTCTCGCGTGTCCGCGATGTTCACCCGCCGCAGCTTCAACCTCGTCTCGCTGGTCTCCGGCAAGACCGAGACCAATGGCATCAACCGCATCACCATCGTGGTCGACGCCGACGAGGTCAACATCGAGCAGATCACCAAGCAGCTCAACAAGCTCATCCCGGTGCTCAAGGTCGTGCGTTTGGAGGAGGACACCACCATCGCGCGTGCGCTCATGCTGGTGAAGGTCTCCGCGGATGCCTCCAACCGCCCGCAGGTGGTCGACGCCGCGAACATCTTCCGCGCCCGCGTCGTGGACGTCGCCCCGGACTCCGTGGTCATCGAGGCTACCGGCACCAAGGGCAAGCTCACCGCGCTGCTCGAGGTGCTCGAGCCCTTCGGCATCCGCGAGCTCATTTCCTCTGGTCAGATCGCGCTCAACCGAGGTCCGAAGACCATGGCTCCCAGCAACCGTTAA
- the serA gene encoding phosphoglycerate dehydrogenase, which produces MSQNGLPVVLIADKLAQSTVDALGDKVEVRWVDGPNRPELLAAVPEADALLVRSATTVDEEVLAAATNLKIVGRAGVGLDNVDIPAATSRGVMVVNAPTSNIHSACEHAISLLLATARQIPAADKTLRDGEWKRSAFKGVEILGKTVGIVGFGHIGQLFAQRLAAFETNIIAYDPYANPARAAQLGVELVELEDLVAKADFVTIHLPKTNETAGMFNAELLAKAKKGQIIINAARGGLVDEQALADAIKAGHIRGAGFDVFSTEPCTDSPLFELPEVVVTPHLGASTVEAQDRAGTDVADSVLKALAGEFVADAVNVSGGRVGEEVAGWLDLSRKLGLVAGHLLDGVPVALEVEARGELSTEQVDVLGLSALRGLFSGIIEESVTFVNAPRIAEERGVEVKVTTASESATHRSVLEVKAIAADGKTASVIGALTNMGQVEKIVRINGRGVDMRAEGRNLFLSYTDAPGALGKVGTRLGAANINIEAAALTQEADGDGAILILRVDQEVPEAVVEAVATELGAKALQIDLS; this is translated from the coding sequence GTGAGCCAGAATGGCCTTCCTGTCGTTCTCATTGCCGATAAGCTAGCGCAGTCCACCGTCGACGCGCTCGGGGATAAGGTGGAGGTGCGCTGGGTCGATGGCCCGAACCGCCCCGAACTCCTCGCGGCTGTTCCCGAAGCAGACGCACTGCTCGTCCGCTCCGCCACCACTGTTGACGAGGAAGTCCTCGCCGCAGCCACCAACCTGAAGATCGTCGGCCGTGCAGGCGTCGGTCTGGACAACGTTGACATCCCGGCCGCCACCTCCCGCGGCGTCATGGTCGTCAACGCTCCTACCTCCAACATCCACTCCGCGTGCGAGCACGCCATCTCGCTGCTTCTGGCCACCGCGCGCCAGATCCCGGCCGCAGACAAGACCCTGCGCGACGGCGAGTGGAAGCGCTCCGCCTTCAAGGGTGTTGAGATCCTGGGCAAGACCGTCGGCATCGTCGGCTTCGGCCACATCGGCCAGCTGTTCGCGCAGCGCCTCGCCGCCTTCGAGACCAACATCATTGCGTACGATCCTTACGCAAACCCGGCCCGCGCCGCTCAGCTCGGCGTCGAGCTGGTCGAGCTCGAGGACCTGGTGGCCAAGGCAGACTTCGTCACCATCCACCTGCCCAAGACCAACGAGACCGCCGGCATGTTCAATGCCGAGCTGCTCGCCAAGGCTAAGAAGGGCCAGATCATCATCAACGCCGCCCGCGGCGGCCTGGTTGACGAGCAGGCGCTCGCCGACGCCATCAAGGCTGGCCACATTCGCGGCGCTGGCTTCGACGTGTTCTCCACCGAGCCGTGCACCGACTCCCCGCTGTTCGAGCTGCCCGAGGTCGTCGTCACCCCGCACCTGGGCGCTTCCACCGTGGAGGCCCAGGACCGCGCCGGCACCGACGTTGCTGACTCCGTGCTCAAGGCTCTGGCCGGCGAGTTCGTCGCCGACGCCGTCAACGTCTCCGGCGGCCGCGTCGGCGAGGAGGTCGCTGGCTGGCTGGACCTGTCCCGCAAGCTGGGCCTCGTCGCAGGCCACCTGCTCGACGGCGTCCCGGTTGCCCTCGAGGTCGAGGCTCGCGGCGAGCTGTCCACCGAGCAGGTAGACGTCCTGGGTCTGTCCGCTCTGCGCGGCCTGTTCTCCGGCATCATCGAGGAGTCCGTCACCTTCGTTAACGCACCGCGCATCGCTGAGGAGCGCGGCGTGGAGGTCAAGGTCACCACCGCCTCCGAGTCCGCCACCCACCGCAGCGTCCTCGAGGTCAAAGCCATCGCGGCCGACGGCAAGACCGCGTCCGTCATCGGCGCTCTGACCAACATGGGTCAGGTCGAGAAGATCGTCCGCATCAACGGCCGTGGCGTCGACATGCGTGCCGAGGGCCGCAACCTGTTCCTGTCCTACACCGACGCCCCGGGCGCACTGGGCAAGGTCGGCACCCGCCTGGGCGCCGCCAACATCAACATCGAGGCTGCAGCCTTGACCCAGGAGGCAGACGGCGACGGCGCCATCCTTATCCTGCGCGTCGACCAAGAGGTCCCGGAGGCTGTCGTCGAGGCAGTCGCCACCGAGCTGGGCGCCAAGGCGCTGCAGATCGACCTCTCCTAG
- a CDS encoding acetolactate synthase large subunit, protein MAASHQPTPATVAQRARQAQPERITGAQAIVRSLEELGTDLVFGLPGGAVLPLYDAIYASTKLRHVLVRHEQGAGHAATGYAQATGRVGVCMATSGPGATNLVTPIADAYLDSVPMVAITGQVGRSLLGTDAFQEADIRGITMPVTKHNFMVTSPEQVPQAIAEAFHLASTGRPGPVLVDIPKDIQNATLDFVWPPKIELPGYRPVSTPHNRPIEQAIKLIGESKRPVLYIGGGVIKANASEQLLRFAEAAGIPVVTTLMALGTFPDSHPLHMGMPGMHGTVPAVGALQKSDLLITIGARFDDRVTGDTDSFAPNAKVIHADIDPAEIGKIRAVDVPIVGDAAEVLAALYEVFTQKIPGGIDISAWKDYLRDLQERFPRGWEETDDGMLEPQHVIRELAKEVGSDAIYCAGVGQHQMWAAQFLDFEKPRTWLNSGGAGTMGYAIPAAMGAKAGCPDKEVWAIDGDGCFQMTNQELTTAAVEGFPIKVALINNGNLGMVRQWQTLFYEGHYSNTKLREHGEYMPDFLKLSEAQGCVAIRVTKEEEIVPAIRKAREINDRPVVIDFIVGEDAQVWPMVAAGNSNSEIQYARGLRPFFESEQSAGEEPDTIDTVIEKATETSLENNASAQGKK, encoded by the coding sequence GTGGCAGCTTCTCACCAGCCCACCCCCGCGACGGTTGCACAGCGCGCTCGTCAGGCGCAGCCAGAACGCATCACCGGCGCGCAGGCTATTGTCCGTTCACTTGAGGAACTGGGAACCGATCTCGTATTCGGCCTTCCCGGCGGCGCCGTCCTTCCGCTTTACGACGCCATCTACGCCTCCACCAAACTTCGCCACGTACTCGTCCGCCACGAGCAGGGCGCTGGACACGCCGCCACCGGTTACGCGCAGGCCACCGGCCGGGTCGGCGTGTGCATGGCCACCTCCGGCCCCGGCGCCACCAACCTGGTGACCCCGATCGCCGACGCATACCTGGACTCCGTCCCGATGGTGGCCATCACCGGCCAGGTCGGCCGCTCCCTGCTGGGCACCGACGCCTTCCAGGAGGCCGACATCCGCGGCATCACCATGCCGGTGACCAAGCACAACTTCATGGTCACCAGCCCGGAGCAGGTCCCGCAGGCGATCGCCGAGGCCTTCCACTTGGCCTCCACCGGCCGCCCCGGACCGGTCCTCGTGGACATCCCGAAGGACATCCAGAACGCGACGCTGGACTTCGTCTGGCCGCCGAAGATCGAGCTGCCGGGCTACCGTCCGGTCTCGACCCCGCACAACCGCCCGATCGAGCAGGCCATCAAGCTCATCGGCGAGTCCAAGCGCCCGGTCCTCTACATCGGCGGCGGCGTCATCAAGGCCAACGCCTCCGAGCAGCTGCTTCGCTTCGCCGAGGCCGCGGGCATCCCGGTCGTGACCACGCTCATGGCCCTAGGCACCTTCCCGGACTCCCACCCGCTCCACATGGGCATGCCGGGCATGCACGGCACCGTCCCCGCCGTCGGCGCGCTCCAGAAGTCCGACCTGCTCATCACCATCGGCGCCCGCTTCGATGACCGCGTCACCGGCGACACCGACAGCTTCGCTCCGAACGCAAAGGTGATCCACGCCGACATCGACCCGGCCGAGATCGGCAAGATCCGCGCCGTCGACGTCCCGATCGTGGGCGACGCCGCCGAGGTCCTCGCAGCCCTCTACGAGGTGTTTACCCAGAAGATCCCGGGCGGCATCGACATCAGCGCGTGGAAGGACTACCTGCGCGACCTCCAGGAGCGCTTCCCGCGCGGCTGGGAGGAGACCGACGACGGCATGCTGGAGCCGCAGCACGTCATCCGCGAGCTGGCCAAGGAGGTCGGCTCCGACGCGATCTACTGCGCGGGCGTGGGCCAGCACCAGATGTGGGCAGCGCAGTTCCTCGACTTCGAGAAGCCCCGCACCTGGCTGAACTCCGGCGGTGCCGGCACCATGGGCTACGCCATCCCGGCGGCCATGGGCGCCAAGGCTGGCTGCCCGGACAAAGAGGTCTGGGCGATCGACGGCGACGGCTGCTTCCAGATGACCAACCAGGAGCTGACCACCGCCGCGGTGGAGGGCTTCCCGATCAAGGTCGCGCTCATCAACAACGGCAACCTGGGCATGGTGCGCCAGTGGCAGACCCTGTTCTACGAGGGTCACTACTCCAACACCAAGCTGCGCGAGCACGGCGAGTACATGCCCGACTTCCTCAAGCTCTCCGAGGCTCAGGGCTGCGTGGCCATCCGCGTGACCAAGGAAGAGGAGATCGTCCCGGCCATCCGGAAGGCCCGCGAGATCAACGACCGCCCGGTGGTCATCGACTTCATCGTCGGCGAGGATGCCCAGGTGTGGCCGATGGTCGCTGCCGGCAACTCCAACTCCGAGATCCAGTACGCGCGCGGCCTGCGCCCGTTCTTCGAGTCCGAGCAGTCGGCGGGCGAGGAGCCAGACACGATCGACACCGTCATCGAGAAGGCCACCGAGACCTCCCTGGAAAACAACGCCTCCGCTCAGGGCAAGAAGTAG
- a CDS encoding cation diffusion facilitator family transporter, with translation MNNEHGGRGHDHAHGHSHGHDHHHDHAPSSLKALLTVLIFTTVIFFVEVVGGLWSGSLALLSDAMHMLGDSTGLIVAAVAVALGRRGRTLTATYGYKRFEILATVVNAAAVSAISVWIVVEAIARLRSGEQVDTLMMLVVGAIGLVANVFGAVVLHGHREEGMNIEGAFLHVLVDLFGSVAVIAAALIMRWTLITWADTAASLVIAALILPRAVKLLVQSVNVLLERAPGGIDVETIEKELSTIPGVVSVHDLHVWSLDGMQLLATCHVVVDQRNCDIYECGVLDVAQQVLRDNGIEHSTIQLESAAHHSHETHCGAVTEAGEVA, from the coding sequence ATGAACAACGAGCACGGGGGACGCGGCCACGACCATGCCCATGGTCACAGTCACGGCCATGATCACCATCACGACCACGCGCCCAGCAGCCTCAAGGCGCTGCTCACGGTGCTCATCTTCACCACGGTCATCTTCTTCGTGGAGGTCGTGGGAGGCTTGTGGTCGGGCTCGCTGGCGCTGCTGTCGGACGCCATGCACATGCTCGGCGACTCGACCGGCCTCATCGTCGCCGCGGTGGCGGTGGCACTCGGTCGGAGGGGGCGCACGCTCACGGCCACCTATGGCTACAAGCGCTTCGAGATCCTTGCCACCGTGGTCAACGCGGCGGCCGTCAGCGCCATTTCCGTGTGGATCGTCGTGGAGGCCATCGCCCGCCTGCGCTCGGGGGAGCAGGTGGATACGCTCATGATGCTCGTCGTGGGCGCGATCGGCCTCGTGGCCAACGTCTTCGGCGCCGTCGTCCTCCACGGGCACCGCGAGGAGGGCATGAACATCGAGGGCGCGTTCCTCCACGTGCTGGTCGACCTCTTCGGCTCCGTCGCGGTCATCGCCGCGGCGCTGATTATGCGCTGGACCCTGATCACCTGGGCGGATACCGCGGCCTCGCTGGTCATCGCTGCGCTCATCCTGCCGCGCGCCGTTAAGTTGCTCGTCCAGTCGGTCAACGTGCTGCTCGAGCGGGCCCCCGGGGGCATCGACGTGGAGACGATAGAAAAGGAGCTCAGCACGATCCCGGGCGTCGTTTCCGTCCACGACCTGCACGTCTGGTCGCTCGACGGCATGCAGCTGCTGGCAACCTGCCACGTGGTCGTCGACCAGCGCAATTGCGACATCTACGAGTGCGGGGTCCTGGACGTCGCCCAGCAGGTCCTGCGCGACAACGGCATCGAGCACTCGACCATACAGCTGGAATCCGCCGCCCACCACTCGCACGAGACCCACTGCGGGGCCGTGACCGAGGCTGGCGAAGTTGCTTAG
- a CDS encoding 6-carboxyhexanoate--CoA ligase: MPNATTSLYSVKMRASRGGEHISGAERICTSEHVGPIAASLNERALGHPKGTPDEIHLTVRGVDPVSIGYVPALEVEEVPCQSPEQARDFISTRLKELGVAAPVARRVDELMHTVSGLRGAMLVDARTGERIEPDRERGVRVTNLDARSQVTGPTKNHHHEALVLASKVCHHPKILAEVCISDDPDYTTGYLAARGTYYRIPKIKRPGEDVGTRVFVCAPMTAEEKKELISYLENRVIVVDDAPAPGVAAPGFDELCAQENRRWREADLERTQRVFGTAQEATATVDGAERVLLSSSNYLGLSQHPEVVAAATGALRQFGTGSGGSRLTTGTTTWHARVEEAFASFTGYEDAVFFATGYQANLSTIQALNRLAGGNLEVFSDQLNHASLIDGCRIAGLHARVYPHRDMAVLDKLLSVSRSEHKLIISDGVFSMDGTVAPLPSLRRLADAYGAWLYIDDAHGVGTLGARGRGTIERFGVRPDILMATASKALGAEGGAVCTNAEFAHLLRNQARSYVFSTATSAANCAAVCAALGVIDREPVVVDKLHANIERLSRLLQEAGIPVPDGGWETPIVPIPIGDEAHALRVSERLQDAGFHVPAIRYPTVPRGKAILRVTLMSTITGDQLARFVEALATAM; this comes from the coding sequence ATGCCGAACGCCACCACCAGCCTGTACTCCGTCAAGATGCGCGCCAGCCGAGGAGGCGAGCACATCTCCGGCGCCGAGCGGATCTGCACAAGCGAGCACGTCGGCCCCATCGCGGCCAGTCTCAACGAACGCGCGCTCGGACACCCCAAGGGCACGCCCGACGAGATCCACCTCACCGTCCGCGGCGTGGATCCCGTTTCGATCGGCTACGTACCTGCGCTCGAGGTCGAGGAGGTTCCCTGCCAGTCCCCGGAGCAGGCGCGCGACTTCATTTCTACGCGGCTGAAGGAGCTCGGCGTCGCCGCCCCCGTCGCGCGGCGCGTCGACGAGCTCATGCACACCGTCAGCGGGCTGCGCGGCGCCATGCTCGTCGACGCACGCACCGGCGAGCGCATCGAGCCCGACCGCGAGCGCGGGGTGCGCGTGACCAACCTCGATGCCCGCTCGCAGGTGACCGGCCCCACCAAGAACCACCACCACGAGGCCCTGGTCTTGGCCAGCAAGGTCTGCCACCATCCGAAGATCCTCGCGGAGGTGTGCATCTCCGACGACCCGGACTACACCACCGGCTACCTCGCGGCCCGCGGCACCTATTACCGCATCCCGAAGATCAAGCGGCCCGGCGAGGACGTGGGCACCCGCGTGTTTGTCTGCGCCCCGATGACGGCGGAGGAAAAGAAGGAGCTCATCTCCTACCTGGAGAACCGGGTCATCGTGGTGGACGACGCTCCCGCGCCCGGAGTTGCCGCTCCCGGCTTCGACGAGTTGTGCGCGCAGGAAAACCGCCGCTGGCGCGAGGCCGACCTCGAGCGCACGCAACGGGTCTTCGGCACCGCGCAGGAGGCCACCGCCACCGTCGACGGCGCGGAGCGGGTCCTGCTGTCGAGCTCCAACTACCTGGGGCTTTCCCAGCACCCCGAGGTGGTTGCGGCCGCGACCGGGGCGCTTCGGCAGTTCGGCACCGGCTCGGGCGGCTCGCGGCTCACAACCGGCACCACGACCTGGCACGCCCGCGTAGAGGAGGCCTTCGCCTCATTCACCGGCTATGAGGACGCGGTCTTCTTCGCCACCGGCTACCAGGCCAATCTCTCGACAATCCAGGCGCTCAACAGGCTCGCGGGTGGCAACCTAGAAGTGTTCTCCGACCAGCTCAATCACGCCAGCCTCATCGACGGCTGCCGCATCGCGGGCCTCCACGCGCGCGTCTACCCGCACCGCGACATGGCCGTACTCGACAAGCTCCTCAGCGTAAGCCGCAGCGAGCACAAGCTCATCATCAGCGACGGCGTGTTCTCCATGGACGGCACCGTCGCTCCCCTGCCCTCGCTTCGCAGGCTTGCCGACGCCTACGGCGCCTGGCTCTACATCGACGACGCCCACGGGGTGGGCACACTCGGCGCGCGCGGGCGGGGAACCATCGAGCGCTTCGGCGTGCGCCCCGACATCCTCATGGCCACAGCCAGCAAGGCCCTCGGCGCGGAGGGCGGCGCGGTGTGCACCAACGCCGAGTTCGCTCACCTGCTGCGGAATCAGGCCCGCTCCTACGTCTTTTCCACCGCGACCTCGGCGGCGAACTGCGCGGCCGTGTGCGCCGCTTTAGGGGTCATTGATCGCGAGCCTGTGGTCGTCGACAAGCTGCATGCCAACATCGAACGGCTTTCGCGGCTGCTGCAGGAGGCGGGAATCCCGGTGCCGGACGGCGGGTGGGAAACGCCGATCGTACCGATCCCCATCGGCGACGAGGCCCACGCCCTGCGGGTGTCGGAGCGGCTGCAGGACGCCGGGTTCCACGTGCCCGCGATCCGCTACCCCACGGTGCCCCGCGGGAAGGCGATCCTGCGGGTCACCCTCATGTCCACGATCACCGGGGACCAGCTGGCGCGCTTCGTCGAGGCACTCGCGACCGCCATGTAA
- the ilvC gene encoding ketol-acid reductoisomerase, translated as MAIDVYYDADADLSIIQGRKVAIIGYGSQGHAHAMNLRDSGVEVVIGLREGSKSAEKAKEAGFEVKSNADAAAWADLIMILAPDTSQAKIFSEEIEPNLNPGDALFFSHGLNIHFDLIKPAADITVAMVAPKGPGHLVRRQFVDGKGVPALIAVEQDPQGNGKELALSYAAAIGGARAGVIATTFREETETDLFGEQVVLCGGLEYLMMNGFETLTEAGYAPEMAYFEVLHEMKLIVDLIWEGGISNMNYSISETAELGGYLSGPRIITPEVKENMKAVLADIQNGNFVKAMVADVEAGQPELKRLRAEVASHPIEETGAKLRDMMSWVKHEITETA; from the coding sequence ATGGCTATTGACGTCTACTACGACGCAGATGCAGACCTGTCCATCATCCAGGGCCGCAAGGTTGCCATCATCGGCTACGGCTCCCAGGGCCACGCTCACGCTATGAACCTGCGTGACTCCGGTGTCGAGGTCGTCATCGGCCTGCGCGAGGGCTCCAAGTCCGCCGAGAAGGCCAAGGAGGCCGGCTTCGAGGTCAAGAGCAACGCCGACGCCGCAGCGTGGGCGGATCTCATCATGATCCTGGCTCCCGATACCTCCCAGGCAAAGATCTTCTCCGAGGAGATCGAGCCGAACCTGAACCCGGGCGATGCACTGTTCTTCTCCCACGGCCTGAACATCCACTTCGACCTGATCAAGCCCGCCGCCGACATCACCGTCGCCATGGTTGCTCCTAAGGGCCCGGGCCACCTGGTCCGCCGCCAGTTCGTCGATGGCAAGGGCGTTCCGGCGCTCATCGCCGTCGAGCAGGACCCGCAGGGCAACGGCAAGGAGCTGGCTTTGTCCTACGCAGCCGCCATCGGTGGCGCTCGCGCAGGCGTCATCGCCACCACCTTCCGCGAGGAGACCGAGACCGACCTCTTCGGCGAGCAGGTCGTCCTGTGCGGTGGCCTCGAGTACCTGATGATGAACGGTTTTGAGACCCTGACCGAGGCTGGCTACGCTCCCGAGATGGCCTACTTCGAGGTTCTCCACGAGATGAAGCTGATCGTCGACCTCATCTGGGAGGGCGGCATCTCCAACATGAACTACTCCATCTCCGAGACCGCCGAGCTGGGTGGCTACCTCTCCGGCCCGCGCATCATCACCCCTGAGGTGAAGGAGAACATGAAGGCTGTCCTCGCCGACATCCAGAACGGCAACTTCGTCAAGGCCATGGTCGCCGACGTGGAGGCTGGCCAGCCTGAGCTCAAGCGCCTGCGCGCTGAGGTTGCTTCTCACCCGATCGAGGAGACCGGCGCCAAGCTTCGCGACATGATGAGCTGGGTCAAGCACGAAATCACCGAGACCGCCTAA
- a CDS encoding GmrSD restriction endonuclease domain-containing protein — MAFSTPSYDLIDLFNRIDRGDLQLPDFQRSFRWDVDRIRSLLVTVLRGYPMGSFMALDVRNEVPRFKSRPVEGAPDTGENPGLLLLDGQQRLTTLYQCLRGDGIVESTDFRNKKVRRKFYVDVNKAVSADVLPDEAVIATDPEGNIKTHFAPEIPGGLVNRAAELAAGLLPISELLSDAGTDLLFDLADGAEEGARERTKRFNNAVLKPLVRYSVPMIRLDRGTAREGIGSIFAQANSHGLQMDVFELLTAVFKLEDEGFSLREDWKKTEAELRQFPALDGIGRTEFLTAVALYVTAKKGHPDAHREAIVNLTLAEFVEASAVMRAAFNETAEFMIARCMHTTSQVPYAAQLIPLSVIIALLTEDPRVFAQQQAWDRLNCWFWCGVFGELYGAPTAVVRAATDVAEVTAWIRSVVDNGGNAPLPRSVRDATFIESRLLSAGPNSGLYKGIYALLMGRGARDWRTGSVFDRTTFSSMGVHFRQIFPARWCEDNGIDPVLAESVLNRTPMGRRTHVMVEDSSPARYLIRLQSKSLMDDAEFDSVLASHLIDPHLLLSAQAEEFFRDRRRRFVEMIEQAMDATAVRDVNESDLRAGEEGPAAFAEDQA; from the coding sequence ATGGCTTTTTCGACCCCCAGCTATGACCTCATTGACCTGTTCAATCGCATCGATCGCGGCGATCTTCAGCTCCCCGATTTCCAGCGTTCCTTCCGCTGGGACGTCGACCGCATCCGCTCTCTGCTGGTCACCGTGCTGCGGGGCTACCCGATGGGATCGTTTATGGCGCTCGACGTGCGCAACGAGGTCCCGCGCTTCAAGTCCCGGCCGGTCGAGGGTGCGCCCGACACGGGGGAGAATCCGGGGCTTTTGCTTCTCGACGGTCAACAGCGGCTGACCACCCTGTACCAGTGCCTGCGCGGGGACGGCATCGTGGAGAGCACCGACTTCCGCAATAAGAAGGTGCGCCGCAAGTTCTACGTGGACGTCAACAAGGCGGTCTCCGCCGACGTGCTGCCGGACGAGGCCGTGATCGCCACCGACCCCGAGGGCAACATCAAGACCCACTTCGCCCCGGAGATCCCGGGCGGGCTCGTCAACCGCGCGGCGGAGCTGGCCGCGGGCCTGCTGCCCATCTCCGAGCTGCTCTCGGACGCCGGCACCGACCTGCTCTTCGACCTCGCCGACGGCGCGGAGGAGGGCGCCCGCGAGCGCACCAAGCGCTTCAACAACGCCGTGCTCAAGCCGCTCGTTCGCTACTCGGTTCCCATGATCCGCCTCGACCGCGGCACCGCCCGCGAGGGGATCGGCTCCATCTTTGCCCAGGCCAACAGCCACGGGTTGCAGATGGACGTCTTCGAGCTGCTCACCGCAGTGTTCAAGCTGGAGGACGAGGGGTTCTCCCTCCGGGAGGACTGGAAGAAGACCGAGGCCGAGCTGCGCCAGTTCCCGGCGCTCGACGGCATCGGCCGCACCGAGTTCCTCACCGCCGTGGCGCTGTATGTCACCGCGAAGAAGGGCCACCCCGACGCCCACCGCGAGGCCATCGTCAACCTGACGCTGGCCGAGTTCGTCGAGGCCTCCGCCGTCATGCGCGCCGCGTTCAACGAGACCGCGGAGTTCATGATCGCTCGCTGCATGCACACCACCAGCCAGGTACCGTACGCCGCGCAGCTCATCCCGCTGTCGGTCATCATCGCGCTGCTCACGGAGGATCCGCGGGTGTTCGCCCAGCAGCAGGCCTGGGACCGGCTTAACTGCTGGTTCTGGTGCGGGGTGTTCGGCGAGCTCTACGGCGCGCCCACCGCGGTCGTGCGCGCGGCCACCGACGTCGCCGAGGTCACCGCCTGGATCCGCTCCGTCGTGGACAACGGCGGCAACGCCCCGCTGCCGCGCTCGGTGCGCGACGCCACCTTCATCGAGTCCCGGCTGCTGAGCGCCGGCCCCAACTCGGGCCTGTACAAGGGCATCTACGCGCTGCTCATGGGGCGCGGCGCCCGCGACTGGCGCACGGGATCCGTCTTCGATCGCACCACTTTCTCCTCCATGGGCGTGCATTTCCGCCAGATCTTCCCGGCCCGCTGGTGCGAGGACAACGGCATCGACCCGGTGCTCGCGGAGTCGGTGCTCAACCGCACCCCGATGGGCCGTCGCACGCACGTGATGGTGGAGGACTCCTCGCCCGCGCGCTACCTCATCCGGCTGCAGTCGAAGTCGCTCATGGACGATGCGGAGTTCGACTCGGTCTTGGCCTCTCACCTCATCGACCCGCACCTGTTGTTGTCGGCGCAGGCCGAGGAGTTCTTCCGCGATCGCCGCCGCCGCTTCGTCGAGATGATCGAGCAGGCCATGGACGCCACCGCGGTGCGCGACGTCAACGAGTCCGACCTGCGCGCGGGCGAGGAGGGCCCGGCCGCCTTCGCCGAGGATCAGGCTTAG
- a CDS encoding 3-isopropylmalate dehydrogenase, which yields MKLAVIGGDGIGPEVTAEALKVLGAVRDDIETTEYDLGARRYLRNGELLTDDDLASLREHDAILLGAIGAPGSVPPGILERGLLLKMRFALDHHVNLRPSKLYPTSKSPLANPGEIDFVVVREGTEGLYCGNGGVLREGTPHEVASEVSQNTRYGVERVVRDAFNRAMGRRKHVTLVHKTNVLVNAGGLWERTVNEVAAEFPEVTVDYCHIDAATIYMVTNPSRFDVIVTDNLFGDILTDLAGAVTGGIGLAASGNIDATGTNPSMFEPVHGSAPDIAGKGIADPTAAILSAAMLLRHLGDEDNAARIEAAVADDVASRGDAPIKTTEVGDRIAAALKA from the coding sequence ATGAAACTTGCAGTGATCGGCGGCGACGGCATCGGCCCCGAGGTGACCGCCGAGGCGCTCAAGGTGCTGGGCGCCGTGCGCGACGACATCGAGACCACCGAGTACGACCTGGGGGCCCGCCGCTACCTTCGAAACGGTGAGCTGCTCACCGACGATGACCTCGCCTCCCTGCGCGAGCACGACGCCATCCTGCTGGGCGCGATCGGTGCCCCCGGCTCCGTGCCGCCCGGAATCCTCGAGCGCGGCCTGCTGCTGAAGATGCGCTTCGCCCTCGACCACCACGTGAACCTGCGCCCGTCCAAGCTGTACCCGACCTCCAAGTCCCCGCTGGCCAACCCCGGCGAGATCGACTTCGTCGTGGTCCGCGAGGGCACCGAGGGGCTCTACTGTGGCAACGGCGGCGTCCTGCGCGAGGGGACCCCGCACGAGGTGGCCTCCGAGGTCTCCCAGAACACCCGCTACGGCGTCGAGCGCGTCGTGCGCGACGCCTTCAACCGCGCGATGGGACGCCGCAAGCACGTCACCTTGGTCCACAAGACCAACGTCCTCGTCAACGCCGGCGGCCTGTGGGAGCGCACCGTCAATGAGGTGGCCGCCGAGTTCCCCGAGGTCACCGTGGACTACTGCCACATCGACGCCGCGACCATCTACATGGTCACCAACCCGTCCCGCTTCGACGTAATCGTCACCGACAACCTCTTCGGCGACATCCTCACCGACCTGGCAGGCGCCGTGACCGGCGGCATCGGCCTGGCAGCCTCCGGCAACATCGACGCGACCGGCACCAACCCGTCCATGTTCGAGCCGGTCCACGGCTCCGCGCCGGACATCGCGGGCAAGGGCATCGCGGACCCGACCGCCGCGATCCTCTCCGCCGCGATGCTGCTTCGCCACCTCGGCGACGAGGACAACGCCGCCCGCATCGAGGCCGCCGTGGCCGACGACGTCGCTTCCCGGGGTGATGCGCCGATCAAGACCACCGAGGTCGGCGACCGCATTGCCGCCGCGCTAAAGGCATAA